In Desulfitobacterium chlororespirans DSM 11544, the following are encoded in one genomic region:
- a CDS encoding nucleotidyltransferase family protein, protein MAADPNTREVLTDLKKLLLPAISDRRAKVYLLGSWARGTEKRSSDIDIGIFHPASPGPEFFAQLRDLVEESTIPYRVDIINLVHADPIFLEKVHKEGIVWSD, encoded by the coding sequence ATGGCTGCTGATCCAAATACCCGCGAAGTGCTGACAGATCTCAAGAAGTTATTGCTCCCGGCTATTAGCGATCGGCGCGCCAAAGTTTATCTATTGGGTTCTTGGGCACGAGGAACTGAAAAAAGGAGTTCAGATATAGATATCGGGATTTTTCATCCTGCTTCACCCGGACCGGAGTTCTTTGCGCAACTTCGCGATCTTGTGGAGGAGTCAACGATTCCTTACCGAGTGGATATTATTAATCTGGTTCATGCGGATCCGATTTTCCTTGAGAAAGTCCATAAGGAGGGGATAGTGTGGAGCGATTAA
- a CDS encoding phosphatase PAP2 family protein, with amino-acid sequence MYRVTERLRGGELFTFYWINHVLRSSFCDWLMPKITHAGGVTASVLCSLFLLLSKTPFWHQTGVHLASSLIISHLLANILKRFVRRRRPYQVLDGVLTRTKPLKDASFPSGHSTAIFCMATVLALAVPSLLIFFYGFASVVAFSRVYLGMHYPSDIMIGAGLGTITALLMG; translated from the coding sequence GTGTATAGAGTCACTGAACGATTGCGCGGGGGAGAGCTTTTCACTTTCTATTGGATTAATCATGTGCTGCGTTCCTCTTTTTGTGATTGGCTGATGCCTAAGATCACCCACGCGGGGGGAGTCACCGCCAGTGTTTTGTGTTCATTGTTCCTGCTTTTGAGCAAAACGCCCTTTTGGCATCAGACCGGTGTTCATTTGGCGTCCAGCCTGATTATAAGTCATCTGCTTGCCAATATTCTCAAGCGCTTTGTTCGCCGGCGCCGTCCCTATCAGGTCCTGGACGGAGTATTGACTCGAACCAAGCCTCTCAAAGATGCCTCCTTTCCCTCCGGACATTCCACCGCCATATTCTGTATGGCCACTGTGCTGGCCTTGGCAGTTCCATCCTTATTGATTTTTTTCTATGGTTTTGCCTCAGTTGTTGCCTTCTCCAGAGTTTATCTGGGCATGCATTATCCGTCGGACATTATGATCGGTGCAGGTTTGGGGACGATAACGGCGCTGTTGATGGGATAG
- a CDS encoding zinc dependent phospholipase C family protein — translation MWIRTHYFMAKSIHSYIKEKYKVSLQLDQLQYGSIKPDLLPKYWEGSHYYESCSSTWLAEVAQLLGEQKKRSIRNFSDKLGVILHFTADFFCSAHNLPNLRENMWEHLIYELKLDLAFRHFESFREIQCLNYDDPYDLLTGYRQDYLSGQPSLERDIHYIYAASLSITDLLVTQALLPVAKPLMMLKNLPESS, via the coding sequence ATGTGGATACGAACCCATTATTTCATGGCTAAGTCAATTCATAGTTATATCAAGGAAAAGTATAAGGTATCTTTGCAGCTTGACCAGCTTCAGTATGGCAGCATCAAACCTGACCTGCTGCCCAAATATTGGGAAGGATCTCATTATTATGAGAGCTGTTCCAGCACCTGGCTTGCGGAGGTGGCTCAGCTGCTGGGGGAGCAAAAGAAACGCTCCATCCGGAATTTCAGCGATAAGCTGGGGGTAATCCTCCATTTCACAGCCGATTTTTTCTGCAGCGCCCATAACCTGCCCAACCTGAGGGAAAATATGTGGGAACATCTGATCTACGAGCTAAAGCTGGACTTGGCCTTCCGTCACTTTGAATCGTTCCGCGAAATTCAGTGCTTAAATTATGACGATCCCTATGACCTGCTCACCGGCTACCGCCAAGATTATCTCTCCGGTCAACCGAGCCTGGAAAGAGACATTCATTATATCTATGCCGCATCGCTGAGCATTACCGACCTGCTTGTTACTCAGGCACTGCTTCCCGTAGCCAAGCCCTTGATGATGCTCAAAAACCTGCCGGAGAGCTCCTGA
- a CDS encoding PhoH family protein produces the protein MKKVFVLDTSVLLHDPKAIFCFEDNEVVIPYAVLEELEHKKRLLDDVGRLARQVIRYLDQLREGGQLSQGVALPGRGKLRIELNHSSGTILPLLSDLSLPDNRILAVTLNLANEDERPVILVTKDITMRVKADALSIQTEDFYNDKKNLTPLDEEVMVINLKDDEAAELYEKGSLPLADKKVPNSCVKGVLTDQMEIPLLVAKDGTKLVNIYKRNGSSWGIFPKNIEQIWALNMLNDPEIKLVNLMGPAGTGKTLLALASALEQTLHQELYTRILCARPIVPLGKDIGYLPGLKEDKVRPYMQPIYDNLEFLLRPKMSKQRDKNDDFIVDSAIDMLRKKDQLEIEVLTYIRGRSIANQLIIIDEAQNLNAHELKTIITRAGEGTKIVLCGDPDQIDHPYLDKESNGLAYVASRLKGQAFYGQVVLVKGERSELATRTAELL, from the coding sequence ATGAAGAAAGTATTTGTATTGGATACCAGCGTTTTGCTCCATGACCCCAAGGCGATTTTTTGCTTTGAAGACAACGAGGTGGTTATCCCCTATGCCGTTCTGGAAGAACTGGAGCATAAAAAAAGATTGCTGGACGATGTTGGGCGCCTGGCCCGTCAGGTCATCCGTTATTTGGATCAATTGCGCGAAGGGGGACAGCTTTCCCAGGGAGTTGCTCTGCCAGGGAGAGGAAAACTGAGAATTGAGCTGAACCATTCTTCAGGAACGATTCTGCCTCTCCTCTCCGATCTTTCCCTGCCAGATAACCGGATTCTCGCCGTGACCCTTAATCTGGCCAATGAAGATGAACGCCCGGTTATCCTGGTTACGAAGGACATCACGATGCGTGTCAAGGCGGATGCCCTGTCCATCCAGACCGAGGATTTCTATAATGATAAAAAGAATCTTACTCCTTTAGATGAAGAGGTTATGGTCATAAATCTTAAGGATGATGAAGCGGCCGAGCTTTATGAGAAAGGCTCGCTTCCCCTGGCGGACAAGAAAGTGCCCAATAGCTGCGTTAAAGGAGTTCTCACCGATCAGATGGAGATTCCGCTCTTGGTCGCCAAAGACGGAACCAAACTGGTCAATATCTATAAGCGTAACGGTAGTTCCTGGGGCATTTTTCCCAAAAACATCGAGCAGATCTGGGCGCTGAATATGCTCAACGATCCGGAAATTAAGCTGGTCAATCTGATGGGACCGGCCGGTACAGGCAAGACCTTGCTTGCTTTAGCCAGCGCTCTGGAACAGACCCTTCATCAGGAACTCTATACACGGATTCTCTGCGCCCGGCCCATTGTTCCCTTGGGTAAGGATATCGGCTATCTTCCCGGACTGAAAGAAGATAAAGTGCGTCCCTATATGCAGCCAATCTACGACAACCTTGAATTTTTACTGCGTCCCAAAATGAGCAAACAGCGGGATAAGAACGATGATTTTATAGTAGACAGTGCCATTGACATGCTCAGGAAAAAAGACCAGTTGGAGATCGAGGTTCTCACTTATATTCGGGGACGCAGCATCGCCAACCAGCTGATCATCATCGATGAGGCACAGAATCTGAATGCTCATGAACTCAAAACCATCATTACCCGGGCTGGAGAAGGAACTAAAATCGTACTCTGCGGTGATCCGGATCAAATCGATCACCCCTATCTGGATAAGGAAAGCAATGGTTTGGCTTATGTGGCTTCCCGTCTGAAAGGCCAGGCTTTCTATGGTCAGGTTGTTTTAGTTAAAGGGGAACGCAGTGAACTGGCCACCCGGACGGCTGAACTGTTGTAA
- a CDS encoding ribonuclease H-like YkuK family protein, with amino-acid sequence MYSITYGEVTFEEMYQLIRNYTAHGSKIQYKLAVGTDSQNFSYTKVPITIGVHKFINGVGRGGIFFSEIRKVRKITNTKQKILFETGLSLEYAQKLQERFAKDNIFCAIAVHVDVGYNGPTAQFMDEVVGWVKSCGFLCEVKPNSYMASSVANRLSK; translated from the coding sequence ATGTACAGCATCACTTACGGAGAGGTGACCTTTGAGGAAATGTATCAGCTGATCAGAAATTATACGGCTCACGGCAGCAAAATCCAATACAAGCTTGCCGTTGGGACGGACAGTCAAAATTTCTCCTATACGAAAGTCCCGATCACCATCGGGGTGCACAAGTTCATCAACGGTGTGGGCCGGGGCGGGATTTTCTTCTCAGAGATCAGAAAGGTCAGGAAAATAACCAACACCAAACAGAAGATTCTCTTTGAGACCGGTCTGAGTTTGGAGTATGCTCAAAAGCTCCAGGAACGCTTTGCGAAGGATAACATCTTCTGCGCTATTGCCGTCCATGTGGATGTAGGCTACAACGGCCCTACCGCCCAGTTTATGGATGAAGTGGTGGGCTGGGTCAAGTCCTGCGGCTTTCTCTGCGAGGTTAAGCCCAACTCGTATATGGCTTCCAGTGTGGCCAACAGGCTCTCCAAATAA
- a CDS encoding glycosyltransferase family 4 protein: MRIAYFTDTYLPQINGVTNTLSKLGDYLQNRQIEHLFFAPQYEREPSSLTYLCPSPVARFKSVTLPFYPECRLSLPNYTKLAEIADRFRPDLIHLTDPLGIGLAGLRYAKERRIPVVSSFHTNFDTYLRYYKMEYLEGMVWALFQWFHNSCAVNFCPSQTTMQVLAAKGIENLALWARGVDSAKFSPHHRSEEIRRRFISRPEQLLFLYVGRLAPEKDLDILTQSIKLVNQTHREKIRFIIVGDGPYAQDMREQSDENILFTGYLQGSELSSLYASCDAFVFPSSTETFGNVVLEAMASRLPVITVRSGGVADNVVDRQNGLLCAPRDEASLTEAIIRLADQDELRATLAANALAHASSQSWNTIFDQLLRDYKFVLDKHIDTVKTA; encoded by the coding sequence TTGCGAATCGCTTATTTTACAGATACCTACCTGCCGCAAATCAATGGTGTTACCAATACTCTGAGCAAGTTAGGGGATTATCTGCAAAACCGGCAAATAGAACACCTCTTTTTTGCTCCCCAATATGAAAGGGAGCCTTCCAGTCTCACCTATCTTTGCCCCTCCCCCGTGGCCCGTTTTAAAAGCGTGACCCTCCCTTTCTACCCGGAGTGCCGCCTTTCCTTGCCCAATTATACCAAGCTTGCAGAAATTGCCGACCGTTTTCGCCCTGACCTCATTCACCTGACCGACCCCTTGGGCATCGGGCTTGCCGGCCTGCGCTATGCTAAGGAGCGCCGGATTCCCGTGGTCTCATCTTTCCATACCAACTTCGATACCTATCTCAGATATTATAAAATGGAATACCTGGAGGGAATGGTCTGGGCTTTGTTCCAGTGGTTCCATAATTCCTGTGCGGTGAATTTCTGTCCTTCTCAAACAACCATGCAGGTTCTTGCTGCCAAAGGAATCGAAAATCTGGCCCTCTGGGCCAGAGGGGTGGACTCCGCCAAATTCAGCCCTCATCATCGCAGTGAAGAGATTCGCCGCCGCTTCATCAGCCGGCCCGAACAATTGCTCTTCCTCTACGTAGGCCGCCTTGCCCCGGAGAAAGACCTCGATATCCTGACCCAAAGCATTAAGCTGGTGAACCAAACCCACCGGGAGAAAATCCGCTTCATCATCGTCGGGGACGGCCCCTATGCCCAGGACATGCGTGAGCAGTCCGACGAGAATATCCTTTTTACCGGCTACCTTCAGGGATCGGAACTGTCCTCCCTTTATGCTTCCTGTGACGCTTTCGTTTTTCCTTCAAGTACGGAGACCTTCGGCAATGTGGTTCTGGAAGCCATGGCCTCCCGTCTGCCGGTGATTACGGTCAGAAGCGGCGGCGTTGCCGATAATGTTGTTGACAGGCAGAACGGCTTGCTGTGTGCCCCCCGGGATGAGGCAAGTCTGACTGAGGCGATAATCAGGCTGGCTGATCAGGACGAACTCAGAGCAACACTCGCCGCTAATGCTCTCGCCCATGCATCATCCCAGTCCTGGAACACTATTTTTGACCAACTGCTCAGGGATTATAAATTTGTGCTGGATAAACACATTGATACGGTTAAGACAGCCTAG
- a CDS encoding UDP-glucose dehydrogenase family protein gives MKICVVGAGYVGLVSAAILADWQHNVVCVDHNEQKIEDLLAGKLPIFESGLQELVELNRLGKYLRFTAEMAEALRGCEMIIVAVGTPPAENGHPNLEDFWAVIKSFRENVRNDVIVMIKSTVPVGTGEEVSLYLNEKGSYKFSVVSAPEFLRQGTAVHDFLHPDRLVVGCMSPEIREQMKELFQPLNCPKVFTDWHSAEMIKYASNSFLALKISYINTIANLCEAVGGNIQDVAAAVGLDHRIGQAYLKPGVGFGGSCLAKDTQGLIAQGEVHGVNVWMFKDVLEVNYEQRVHVVQRLTEVLGNLKSRKIAILGLAFKANTDDLRDAPSVTIIAQITKLGGLVKVYDPVVDSSSLPDAISVNTVDNPYTACQGADAVIVLTEWEEFLDLDLKRLQRSMNAPIFIDGRYLFERKRLLEAGFFLPERPSSSEWPVVQSMISAR, from the coding sequence ATGAAGATTTGTGTCGTCGGCGCAGGATATGTGGGCTTGGTTTCAGCTGCGATTCTGGCAGACTGGCAACATAATGTGGTATGCGTTGATCACAATGAACAAAAAATTGAGGACCTTTTGGCTGGTAAACTGCCGATCTTTGAGTCGGGGCTTCAGGAATTGGTGGAACTTAATAGGCTTGGGAAATATCTGCGCTTTACTGCAGAAATGGCAGAGGCACTGAGGGGATGTGAGATGATCATCGTCGCCGTGGGAACTCCGCCTGCCGAAAACGGACATCCCAATCTGGAAGACTTTTGGGCTGTAATCAAAAGTTTCCGGGAGAATGTGCGCAATGATGTGATCGTCATGATCAAAAGCACTGTACCCGTGGGAACCGGTGAAGAAGTTTCCCTGTATTTAAATGAAAAGGGCAGTTATAAATTTTCCGTAGTCTCTGCACCGGAATTCTTACGTCAGGGAACAGCCGTCCATGACTTTCTTCATCCCGACCGTCTGGTTGTGGGCTGTATGTCACCGGAAATCAGGGAACAAATGAAGGAACTGTTTCAGCCCTTGAACTGTCCTAAAGTTTTCACCGACTGGCATAGTGCGGAGATGATTAAATATGCTTCCAACAGTTTTTTGGCCTTGAAAATTTCTTATATCAACACTATTGCTAATTTATGTGAAGCTGTGGGAGGCAATATTCAGGATGTGGCCGCAGCGGTCGGTCTGGACCACCGCATTGGTCAGGCTTACCTGAAGCCGGGAGTAGGCTTCGGGGGCTCCTGTCTGGCTAAAGATACCCAGGGGCTGATAGCTCAGGGTGAGGTTCATGGTGTCAATGTCTGGATGTTCAAGGATGTGCTGGAGGTCAACTATGAGCAGCGGGTACACGTTGTTCAGCGGCTGACCGAGGTGCTGGGCAACCTTAAGAGCAGAAAAATCGCCATCCTGGGTCTGGCCTTCAAAGCCAATACAGATGATCTCAGGGATGCTCCTTCGGTAACGATTATTGCCCAGATTACCAAACTGGGGGGACTGGTGAAAGTCTATGATCCCGTTGTGGATAGTTCGAGCTTGCCTGATGCTATTTCTGTAAATACTGTAGATAATCCTTATACAGCATGCCAGGGCGCCGACGCCGTAATTGTGCTGACAGAATGGGAGGAATTCCTGGATCTTGATCTGAAGCGTCTGCAAAGGAGCATGAATGCCCCTATATTTATTGACGGGCGTTATCTCTTTGAACGGAAAAGATTGCTGGAGGCGGGCTTTTTCCTTCCCGAGCGGCCCTCTTCCAGTGAGTGGCCTGTCGTGCAAAGTATGATTTCAGCCCGTTGA
- the hemZ gene encoding coproporphyrinogen dehydrogenase HemZ, with protein sequence MKISLQSHTLSRSELEAGLSLSRAFFSEAQTGLEVEGADCEMGIIHLDIHYPDTPWQIEGNFKGFSCETKLRSAQSSVVLNEDQIKFILSHPYAGKEDKRKFLLKRGLFSLLVQVTGHTPPWGILTGIRPSKILHRLKKAGYSSEERAASLREVYAIRENKSQLLQEVVDIQQPFLEAMKNHPQDVAVYIGIPFCPTRCSYCSFPAYSLQQSREPLEHYLQGLGEEIRAAGAWMKARGLTADSLYLGGGTPTVLTIPEMEGLIALMMTYIPHREAREFTVEAGRPDTLSQEKLSALRASGVDRLSINPQTMHNRTLQRIGRAHTVEDILKVYKLARGIPDWIINMDLIIGLPGEGITDIRETLAKIKVLEPDNLTVHALAIKRGSQEHERGSTQNLGKELEGMQEAVMAAARSMGMQPYYLYRQKHIAGNLENIGFAKPGLECRYNIGIMEEQQTVIGLGAGASSKIVNPKDFSLVSFHHPANWQVYLNRWRETQRKREEAEKFLAKHLRPLY encoded by the coding sequence ATGAAAATTAGTTTACAAAGCCATACTTTATCCCGCTCCGAACTGGAAGCGGGTCTTTCCTTAAGCCGGGCCTTTTTCTCTGAGGCTCAAACCGGGCTTGAGGTAGAGGGGGCCGACTGCGAGATGGGGATTATTCACCTTGATATTCATTATCCCGATACTCCCTGGCAGATTGAAGGGAATTTTAAGGGTTTTAGCTGCGAGACCAAGTTAAGGTCTGCCCAAAGCTCGGTTGTTCTCAATGAGGACCAAATAAAATTTATTTTGTCTCATCCCTATGCAGGAAAAGAAGATAAGCGGAAGTTTTTGCTAAAGAGGGGGCTTTTCTCTCTCCTTGTCCAGGTGACAGGGCACACTCCCCCTTGGGGAATCTTAACGGGAATTCGCCCCAGTAAAATTCTTCATCGCTTAAAAAAGGCAGGATACTCTTCCGAAGAGAGAGCGGCATCACTGCGGGAAGTGTATGCCATTCGTGAGAATAAGTCACAATTGCTTCAGGAAGTGGTGGACATTCAGCAGCCCTTTCTGGAAGCTATGAAAAACCATCCCCAGGATGTAGCAGTATATATAGGGATACCCTTTTGCCCTACCCGCTGCTCCTATTGCTCCTTCCCTGCCTATTCATTACAGCAGAGCAGAGAGCCTCTGGAGCATTATCTGCAGGGGTTAGGTGAAGAAATCAGGGCGGCAGGAGCATGGATGAAGGCTAGAGGACTTACAGCCGACTCCCTTTATCTGGGCGGAGGAACTCCTACTGTACTCACGATTCCGGAGATGGAAGGCCTGATCGCCTTAATGATGACCTATATTCCCCATAGAGAGGCCAGAGAATTCACAGTGGAAGCCGGGCGGCCCGATACCTTGTCGCAGGAAAAGCTTTCAGCTCTCCGTGCCAGCGGTGTCGATCGGTTGAGTATCAATCCTCAAACCATGCATAATCGAACTCTACAACGGATTGGTCGTGCCCATACTGTGGAGGATATCCTTAAAGTATATAAACTTGCCCGTGGGATTCCAGACTGGATTATTAATATGGACTTAATTATCGGGCTGCCTGGGGAAGGGATTACGGATATCCGGGAGACTTTGGCGAAGATCAAGGTGCTGGAACCGGATAACCTTACGGTTCATGCCTTAGCCATTAAACGGGGCTCCCAGGAGCATGAACGAGGTTCAACACAAAATCTGGGCAAGGAGTTGGAGGGGATGCAGGAAGCCGTCATGGCTGCTGCCCGCTCTATGGGAATGCAGCCCTATTATCTCTACCGCCAAAAGCATATCGCCGGCAATCTGGAGAACATTGGCTTCGCTAAGCCCGGTTTGGAATGCCGTTATAATATTGGGATCATGGAAGAGCAGCAAACGGTTATCGGCCTGGGAGCGGGGGCTTCCAGCAAAATCGTTAATCCCAAGGATTTTTCCCTGGTCAGTTTTCATCATCCTGCTAACTGGCAGGTTTACCTGAACCGATGGCGGGAGACCCAAAGGAAGAGAGAAGAAGCAGAAAAATTTTTGGCTAAACATTTACGTCCGCTTTACTAA
- a CDS encoding MBL fold metallo-hydrolase codes for MIECRAVGAMGANCYLVSCPETKKAALIDPGANGSGIQEWVAERGVQVEYILLTHGHFDHIGAVDKLRELYQAKVGIHKEDAVMLTSGAHNLSRMLGRSYEFEPADFLLEDGQILQVGNLNLTVIATPGHTLGGVCFLTSEGLISGDTLFDGSIGRTDFPGGSYEELIKSVVKKLLVLPEDTRVYPGHGPETTIGREKRENPFLQ; via the coding sequence ATGATTGAGTGTCGCGCGGTAGGAGCTATGGGGGCTAATTGTTATCTGGTGAGCTGCCCTGAGACCAAGAAGGCAGCCCTTATCGATCCGGGAGCCAATGGGTCCGGAATTCAGGAATGGGTGGCTGAGAGAGGGGTTCAGGTGGAATATATTCTGCTTACTCATGGACACTTTGATCATATTGGTGCGGTGGATAAATTGCGTGAACTTTATCAGGCCAAGGTAGGGATTCATAAAGAAGATGCTGTGATGCTGACCAGCGGAGCCCATAATCTTTCCCGAATGCTGGGAAGATCCTATGAGTTTGAGCCGGCGGATTTTCTGCTGGAAGATGGTCAGATATTGCAGGTGGGGAATCTGAATCTTACCGTGATCGCTACACCTGGACATACCCTGGGCGGGGTCTGCTTCCTGACTTCTGAAGGGCTGATCAGCGGCGATACTCTGTTCGACGGCTCCATCGGACGAACGGACTTTCCCGGCGGATCTTATGAAGAATTGATAAAATCCGTGGTGAAGAAACTGCTTGTGCTGCCGGAGGACACCAGGGTGTACCCTGGTCATGGACCGGAGACCACGATCGGGAGGGAAAAGCGGGAAAACCCGTTTTTGCAATGA
- the dtd gene encoding D-aminoacyl-tRNA deacylase, whose amino-acid sequence MRSVVQRVTQASVTVEGEVVGRIGAGLLVLFGVGQGDTEADLSWMMDKIAGLRLFEDEEGKMNRSVQDVGGEILMVSQFTLYGDCRKGKRPSFSTAAPPEMARELFQQAVAKMRSYGLHVETGVFQAEMQVALVNDGPVTLLIDSAKNF is encoded by the coding sequence TTGCGCAGTGTTGTTCAGAGAGTGACCCAGGCCTCCGTTACGGTGGAGGGAGAGGTCGTTGGCCGGATTGGGGCCGGATTGCTGGTGCTGTTCGGAGTGGGTCAGGGGGATACGGAAGCCGATCTGAGCTGGATGATGGATAAAATTGCCGGACTTCGACTTTTTGAAGATGAGGAAGGGAAGATGAATCGCTCGGTTCAGGATGTTGGGGGCGAAATTCTCATGGTCTCTCAATTCACTCTTTATGGAGACTGCCGCAAAGGCAAACGTCCCAGCTTTTCCACGGCAGCACCTCCCGAGATGGCTAGAGAGCTTTTCCAGCAGGCCGTGGCCAAAATGCGGAGTTATGGGCTTCATGTGGAAACAGGGGTTTTTCAAGCCGAGATGCAGGTAGCCCTGGTCAATGATGGACCGGTGACCCTGCTGATCGACAGTGCGAAGAATTTCTGA
- a CDS encoding RelA/SpoT family protein, with the protein MSISELMEKLHKASPEGIKLVEKAYSFAEEAHRGQLRNSGEEYIQHPLEVAKILLELEMDEATIAAAFLHDVVEDTHYTNEDIEREFGSQVAILVDGVTKLGRIEYKSKEELQVENLRKMFLAMARDIRVILIKLADRLHNMRTLKFHSEKKQKEIALETLEIFAPLANRLGIFRIKWELEDLSFRYLKPQEYYDLSEGIALKRAEREVQINEVISQLSKRLAEVGIKADISGRPKHFYSIYRKMINQHRELSEIYDLTAVRVIVDSVNDCYGALGIIHTMWKPLPGRFKDYIAMPKPNMYQSLHTTLVGAHGEPFEIQIRTWEMHRTAEYGIAAHWKYKEGAGKPVGGNFEQKLSWLRQMLEWQHDSRDAGEFMESLKIDLFADTVFVFTPKGDVVELPAGSCPVDFAYRVHTDVGHRCVGAKINSRIVPLETKLANGDIVEILTSKQSNGPSRDWLSFVKTSQAKNRIRGWFKKEKREENVARGREGIEREVRKLGLDPAQVLKSDLLLKIGKSYNITNVEDLYAAMGDGAVTVNKVLMRLKEDLTKDERERLQLEALQQGEGKPSSGYGKASQGVRVKGVDNILVRFSRCCNPLPGDDIVGYITRGRGVSIHRRECDNVKAHSQEEQARMVEVIWDTEVESIYPVDLEIFALDRPRLVTDVMNVVMETRTNILGINARVAKDKNTHIQLSIEIRNLGHLYNVMQKIRRVKDVTSVERVHLGGR; encoded by the coding sequence ATGTCGATCAGCGAGCTCATGGAAAAATTGCATAAAGCGTCTCCAGAAGGGATCAAGCTTGTGGAGAAAGCTTATTCCTTTGCTGAAGAAGCTCACCGTGGGCAGCTTCGCAATTCAGGAGAAGAATATATTCAGCATCCTCTGGAAGTGGCCAAGATCTTATTGGAACTGGAAATGGATGAAGCCACTATTGCGGCGGCGTTCCTCCATGATGTGGTGGAAGATACTCATTATACCAACGAAGATATAGAAAGAGAGTTTGGCTCTCAAGTAGCTATCCTGGTCGATGGCGTCACGAAGCTGGGGCGGATCGAGTACAAAAGCAAGGAAGAGCTTCAGGTTGAGAATCTGCGCAAGATGTTCCTGGCTATGGCTAGGGATATTCGGGTGATTTTGATCAAATTGGCGGATCGTCTCCACAATATGCGGACGCTGAAATTTCATTCCGAAAAAAAGCAAAAGGAAATCGCTCTGGAAACTTTGGAGATTTTTGCTCCTTTGGCCAACCGGCTGGGTATTTTCCGGATTAAATGGGAGCTGGAGGATTTATCTTTTCGCTACTTAAAGCCCCAGGAATATTATGACCTATCGGAAGGAATCGCTTTAAAACGGGCAGAGCGGGAAGTGCAGATTAACGAAGTCATCAGCCAGTTATCCAAGCGTCTGGCTGAAGTAGGCATCAAAGCGGATATATCAGGCCGCCCTAAGCATTTTTACAGCATCTACCGAAAAATGATCAATCAGCACAGAGAACTCAGCGAAATCTACGATTTAACTGCGGTTCGGGTGATCGTCGATTCTGTGAATGATTGTTATGGTGCTCTGGGAATCATTCATACCATGTGGAAGCCCTTACCCGGCCGGTTTAAGGACTATATTGCCATGCCCAAGCCCAATATGTATCAATCTTTGCATACCACGTTGGTGGGAGCCCATGGAGAACCCTTTGAGATCCAGATTCGCACCTGGGAGATGCATCGCACTGCGGAATACGGTATTGCCGCCCATTGGAAATATAAAGAAGGTGCCGGCAAACCCGTCGGCGGTAATTTTGAGCAGAAGCTGTCCTGGCTGCGGCAGATGTTGGAGTGGCAGCACGATTCCCGGGATGCAGGCGAATTCATGGAATCACTCAAAATCGATCTTTTTGCCGATACGGTTTTTGTGTTTACTCCCAAGGGAGATGTGGTGGAACTGCCGGCTGGTTCCTGCCCGGTTGACTTTGCCTACCGGGTTCATACGGATGTAGGGCACCGCTGTGTAGGGGCTAAGATCAACAGCCGTATTGTACCGCTGGAAACCAAATTGGCCAATGGGGATATTGTGGAGATTCTGACGTCAAAGCAGAGCAATGGACCCAGCCGGGATTGGTTGTCTTTCGTAAAAACATCTCAGGCGAAAAACAGAATTCGTGGGTGGTTTAAGAAGGAAAAGCGGGAAGAAAATGTCGCCCGCGGCCGGGAGGGGATTGAGCGGGAAGTACGGAAGCTTGGCCTGGATCCGGCTCAAGTGCTTAAATCCGATCTTCTCTTAAAGATTGGTAAATCTTACAATATAACTAATGTGGAAGATCTCTATGCTGCCATGGGAGACGGCGCCGTTACCGTGAATAAGGTTCTGATGCGCCTAAAGGAAGATTTGACCAAGGATGAACGGGAACGGCTTCAGCTGGAGGCCCTGCAGCAAGGCGAAGGCAAGCCTTCCAGTGGCTATGGGAAGGCGAGCCAAGGGGTAAGGGTCAAGGGTGTGGACAACATTCTTGTGCGCTTTTCCCGTTGCTGTAATCCATTGCCTGGAGATGATATCGTTGGCTATATTACCCGGGGCAGGGGGGTCTCCATCCATCGCCGGGAGTGTGATAATGTCAAAGCCCATTCCCAGGAGGAGCAAGCCCGGATGGTTGAAGTGATCTGGGATACGGAAGTAGAATCCATTTATCCAGTGGATTTGGAGATTTTTGCTTTAGATCGCCCACGGTTGGTTACCGATGTGATGAATGTGGTGATGGAGACACGCACGAATATTTTAGGGATCAATGCCCGGGTGGCCAAAGATAAGAATACCCATATTCAACTGAGTATTGAGATTCGCAATCTGGGACATTTGTATAATGTGATGCAGAAAATCCGGCGGGTTAAAGATGTCACATCTGTGGAACGGGTACATTTAGGAGGGCGTTAA